The Toxorhynchites rutilus septentrionalis strain SRP chromosome 3, ASM2978413v1, whole genome shotgun sequence genome includes a region encoding these proteins:
- the LOC129773007 gene encoding uncharacterized protein LOC129773007, with product MLNVPYRELVGGLQYLAQCTRPDISYAVNAVSSFSNNPGESHWVATKRILRYLKGTMAQKLVCRKQEKAMFEGFSDAVWGNDPVSRRSVTGYLFQFGGGSVSWSCRRQPTVALSTTEAEYMALSSASQEALWWRGFRSEVNGKHESVK from the coding sequence ATGTTAAATGTCCCATACCGGGAACTAGTGGGTGGTCTACAGTACTTGGCACAATGTACGCGGCCGGATATCTCCTATGCTGTCAATGCTGTCAGCAGCTTCTCGAATAATCCAGGCGAGTCTCACTGGGTGGCGACGAAACGCATTCTTAGATACTTGAAGGGTACCATGGCACAGAAGCTAGTGTGTCGTAAGCAAGAAAAAGCGATGTTCGAAGGATTCAGTGATGCGGTTTGGGGGAATGATCCTGTATCTAGACGATCTGTCACCGGTTACTTGTTCCAGTTTGGTGGCGGGTCGGTTTCATGGAGCTGTCGACGACAACCTACAGTGGCCTTATCTACAACTGAAGCCGAATACATGGCGTTATCTTCGGCTTCGCAAGAGGCGTTATGGTGGCGCGGTTTCCGTAGTGAGGTAAATGGTAAGCACGAATCGGTTAAATAA